The sequence ATGCTCAGGTCGCCGGTCGCGCTGAAGAGCACGGCCAGCGCGCCCAGGAAAGCCACGTCGCCGACGCGCGTGACCAGAAAGGCCTTGTTGCCCGCGAGTACGTTTTTCGTCTCGCCGTACCAGAATCCGATGAGTGAGAAGGAGCAGAAGCCAACGCCTTCCCAGCCCAGAAACAGAAAGACCAGATCGTCGGCCATGGCGATGGACTGCATGAAGAAGACGAACAGGTTGAGGTAGCAGAAGTAGCGCACCCAGCCGTCGTCGTCGCGCATGAAGAACAGGGAGTGCACGTGAATGATCAGGGAGACGAAGGCCACCATGGTAGTCATGGCCGCGCACAGCGGGTTGTAGAGCAGGGTGGCGGAGACGCGCAGCCCGCCCGCCTCGAACCAGTCGAAGAGGTGGACGGCCAGTTCCTGTCCGCGTTCAAGCTGCGACCAGCTCGCGGCCGCTCCGGCCAGTGAACCGCCCACGGCCAAACAGGCGATCAGGCCGGACACCGTGCGCGGCACGGCGCGTCCGGCAAGAGCCAGAATCAGCGCGCCCGCCAGAGGGGCGAAAAGGGTCAGGCAGAGTGTCGCGGTCATGCCGTCAGTCCTTGAGCGTTTTCAGCGAGTCGGGGTTGAGGCTCCGGGTCCTGCGCCAGACGCGGAAGACCAGGGTCAGGCCCACCGCGATTTCGGCGGCGGCCACGCCCATGATGAACAGGACCATGCCCTGGCCCGCGATGTCCCACCAGCGCAGAGCTGCGGCCACGAAGACCACACCCGCGGCGTTGAGCATGACCTCCACGCCGAGCAGGATCATGATCAGATTGCGTCGGGCCACCACGGTCACCAGCCCGATGAAGAACAGGGCCGAGGCGAAAAGCAGTACGTGTTCCAGGGGTACGATCATCGGTCGTCCTCCGGATTCACGGCGCATGGGGGCTGGTCCATGTCCAGGCTCCTGCCCGTGGTTTCGGGCCGGTCGGATTGGACCAGCGGCAGGCCGAGGTAGCGGGCTCCGGCCAGGGCCGCAAAGAGCAGAAGCGAGACGGCTTCCACGGCGGGCCAGGCATTGCCGAAGACCCAGGCCCCAAGCGCACGGGGCGAGACGCGTCCGGCGGTCAGCAGCGTGGTGTTGGCCGGGTCAAAGGAAATCAGGGCCATGCAGGCGAAGATCCCGGCCAGGGCCCAGATGGTGGGCCAGAACATGCGGGCGCGCAGTCTCCGGCGGACCATGGACCGGACTTCCTTTGGCTCGTTGGGTTCCTGGGCCATGAGCATGATGGCGAACAGAAACAGGACCATGATCGCCCCGGCATAGATGATGACCTCGAAGCCCGCCAGCAGGGGCGCGCCGAGGAGCAGAAAGATCAGGGCCGTGCCGAGCAGCGAGCCGACCATCCAGACCACCGCGTGGACCAGCACCCGGCGGGTCACGGCGACCAGGGTGCACAGCAGCGTCGCGGCAGCGAGGACGTAAAAGAGGACGGCGTAAA is a genomic window of uncultured Pseudodesulfovibrio sp. containing:
- the nuoK gene encoding NADH-quinone oxidoreductase subunit NuoK, with amino-acid sequence MIVPLEHVLLFASALFFIGLVTVVARRNLIMILLGVEVMLNAAGVVFVAAALRWWDIAGQGMVLFIMGVAAAEIAVGLTLVFRVWRRTRSLNPDSLKTLKD
- a CDS encoding NADH-quinone oxidoreductase subunit J; amino-acid sequence: MTLYAVLFYVLAAATLLCTLVAVTRRVLVHAVVWMVGSLLGTALIFLLLGAPLLAGFEVIIYAGAIMVLFLFAIMLMAQEPNEPKEVRSMVRRRLRARMFWPTIWALAGIFACMALISFDPANTTLLTAGRVSPRALGAWVFGNAWPAVEAVSLLLFAALAGARYLGLPLVQSDRPETTGRSLDMDQPPCAVNPEDDR